The DNA region TCTGGAATTGCTTCTTTCTGAATCATTCTAAAACCAGATTTTTCAAAAAAACCTTTGGCATATGTTAAAGATAATATCTGTGCTAACTTATATTTTCTTCCTTCTTTTATACACTCTTCAACAAGTTTTTTTCCAAGATCTAGACCTCTAAATTTTTTTGAGACTACAAGACTTCTTACTTCTGCTAATCTTTGAGAATGTATGTATAAAGCAGTAAAACCAGCCATTTCACCATCAACTTCAACAACTATATAAGATCTAATTGTATTAGCCATTTCATCATCAGTTCGTAAAAGAATATTTCCGTTTTCCACTTCTTCTTTTACTACTTCTTGCATAGATGTAATAAACGTTACATCTGGCTTTAAAAATTTAATTTCCAAACAAATACTCCGTAATTTTATTTTGAAGGTCAATTACCCCTTGTTTTTTTAAGTTTGAGATGAAAATACCATCAGGATTTTCTCTTTTTAACTTTTGTAAATCATTTTTCTTTAATTTATCTATTTTGGTAAACGCATTAATAATAAGTTGATCACCTCTTTTAATTGTATTCAAAAACTCATCAACATTTTTATCAATAGCTAAATCTGTATGTCGTGCATCAATTAAATGTACAAAAATTTGTAAACAAGGTCTTTTTTCTAAATACCCAGTTAAATTACTATTCCAATCCCTTTTCAAACTTTTTGATACCTTTGCATAACCAAAACCAGGTAAATCTACAAATCTTCCATATAAAAATGGTAAATCTTCTTTATCTGTTTTAAATTTTATATTAAAATAATTAATTAACTGTGTTTTACCAGGGGTAGAAGAGGACTTTGCTAAACCTTTTCTATTTGTTAATGTATTTAATAATGATGATTTACCTACATTTGATCTACCTAAAAAAGCTACTTCAGCTTTATCAGGACTTGGTGAATCTTGTATGCTTTGAGCTGATTCCATAAAATTTGCTTCAACTATTCTCATTTAATACCTTCCTTATTCTTCTGAACCACGTTCAATATTTATAATAAATCTAACTGGTTTTTTATCACTACCACTAACTCTAGCCTCACCTGAAAGTTGATTTACATAAATTTTATCACCGTAGATTTTTCTATCATCATTTTTTTCTTGTAAAAAACCATTTCCTATTACAGTATACTCTTGTTTAATAGGTGAATATATAATTTTATCACCATTACCCACATAATGTTTTAGTTCTGTAACAATTTCAAAATTAACTTTTCCAGTTGCTATATATTTAGATGGAACTTTATTTTCGCTACCTTTTTTATTAACAAAAAATATTTCAACTTTCTGTGCATTTAACTTATCTTTACCCATTTTTATTTTTACATCACCTGTAAAGATAGAAATACCCTTTTTATCATCTGCTTCAAAATTCTTTGCATCAATTACAAGTTGTTGTACTTGAGCTAATAAAAATGTTGATAATATTAATAGACTCCCTAAGATCTTCATTTTTTACCTTTTATTATTTATTTTTTACTTCAATTTCAAAATGAACATTATTTGATTTCATATAACTATTTATACCATCTAAATATAAATTTGTACCTTTAATATAATTGTTATAATAATTACCATTATAAGCTACGTTATTCTGAGCTAATTTAGTTTTTAAATTATAATCTAATGAATTAGTATTTAAATTTATAAAATCATCTCTTTTGTATTTTACATCTCTTCTTAAGTTTAGTTCATCACCTTTTTTAATAATAACTTGAGCTTCTAAAGTTTCAATTTTAAAATTTTTATTTTTTAAATTATTTCTTAAAAGAATATTTGCATTATACATTTCATCTCTTGTTTTATATCTAATGACATGACTCGCACTTACAGTTCTTGAAACATTTTGTTCATTTAAGGTATGCATTAATGGCTTTTCAAATATTACCAAAGCAATATCTTTATTTGCATCATCTTTTTTTATATTTTCAACAGGAATAAAATACGCACTTATTGCCAAAATCAATAATACATAATTAAAAAATCTTATATCCATGCGTTTAAAAATTCCTCTTCTAAACTATCCTCTTTACAAATATGTTCAATCATTTCACGAACAGCTCCACTTCCACCCTTAGCTTTACAAATTACATCTACAAAATCTTTTAAATGTCTTGTACCATTTGCAGGAGTAAATGAAATTGCAGCTTTTTTAAGCATTCTATAATCATTTAAATCATCTCCAATACATGCAACTTGATTCCAAGCAAGACCTTCTTTGTCTAAAATGCTTTGAAGTACTTCATCTTTATTATGAACACCTTGATGTAAATGTTCAATTTTTAAATCTTTTGCACGTTTCTCAACTATTAAAGAATTTCTTCCTGTAATAATAGCAGCTTTCTTTCCAAGTTTTTTTGTCCATGTACTAATTGCTAAGCCATCAGCTACATCAAATGATTTTATTTCATCACCACTATTTGAATATGTGATTTGTCCATTTGTTAAAGTACCATCAACATCTAATACTATTAATTCAATCATAAAATACCTTTAGTACTAGGAATTCCTAATCTTTCATTTTTAACTAATGCACGTCTTAAAGCAACTGCAAATGCTTTAAAACTAGCTTCTAAGATATGATGTTTATTTCTTCCTCTATCTTGAATAATATGTACAGTTAATCCAGCATTTCCAGATACTGCATGAAAAAATTCTTCTGCAAGTTCAACATCAAACTCACCTACTTTACCCTCAACATTCACTTCATAAACTAAATAAGGTCTATTTGATAAATCTAAAGCACAAGTAACCGCTGCTTCATCCATTACAACCGTTGCATTTCCATATCGTTCAACTGCATGGATTGGAAATATTTCACTTTTAAGAGCTTTTCCTAAAACAATCCCACAATCTTCAACTGTATGATGTGCATCAATATGTAAATCTCCATTACAAGATAAATCAATATCAATTCCACTATGTTTTGATAATGCTTCAAGCATATGATCAAAAAAACCTACACCTGTATTAATATTAGATTTACCATTACCTTGAATATCTAATTTACACTTAATATCAGTCTCTTTTGTTTTTCTATTTTCTTCTACCATTTTCTAACCCTATTTTCTAATTATAATTGCACTAGTTAAGCCATTTAAATCTTTAAACATTTCTGCTTGCTTACGTGAATTAAAGCCTCTAATAAATACTTTATGTAAAAACCTATTATTTGAGACAACTTTTACAACATCAACTTTATATTGATTATTGAACATATTTTCATATTTTCTTTTTGTTATCATTGCACCATTCAATTTACTAAAAGCACCTATTTGTAAATTATAATTATCATAAACGATAGTTTTTTCTTCTATTTTTATAGGAGACATGGGCTTTATAACTTGTGTAATTTCTTTTGGTTTTGTAATTTCTTTATGTGCTTGTTTTACAGGAGCATTATAATTCTGTATTTCGCCATTATATCCTAAAACTGTTATTTTTACCCTTGCTGTACCTTTTCTAACCATATCAATTTTATGGGCTGCAGTATTTGATAAATCAATAATTCTACCATCAACAAAAGGACCTCTATCGTTAACTCTCACAATAACACTCTTACCATTTTCAAGATTATCAACTCTCAATACTGTATTCATAGGAAGTGTTTTATGAGCAGCTGTCATATCATACATATTGTAAGTTTCACCATTAGAAGTTTTTTTAGCATGAAAGTTTGGACCATACCATGATGCTATTCCTGTAAATTGATCATTTATATTTGCAATAAAAGGATAATATCTTTCTCCAAATACAGAGTAAGGACGTAATGTCGCTCTATGCATTGCTTTTGAATTTCTTATATTGTTATTTGATGTACTTTTATATATTCTATTTATATCTGAAGTATTTACACTTCCTTTTTTTGAAGAACAACCAGTTATTAATAATACAATTATTAAAAAACTGCTTGTTAAACTATATTTAAGAAATTTATTTATATATTGCAATTTTATCTCCGACTTTTATTTTATCTGTGTTTAAATTATTATCTTTTTTTAGTTTTTTTACATCAACTCTAAATTTATGGGCAATACCACTTAATGAATCACCATTTTTTATTTTATATATTTTTTTAGCAATTATTCTTGTAGGTTTTTTCATAAAAGAAACTTCAATTATAATTTTATTCCCAATTTTTACTTTATCTGTTTTTAACTTATTGTCTTTTTTAAGTTTTCCTATATCAACATTAAATTTATGTGCAATACTTTTTAATGTATCTCTATTTTTTACTTTATATATTACTATTTTATATACTCTTCCCTCTATTTTTTTTTCTCTTTTTATAATATTATTTCTTATAGACTTATTACTAACTTTTTTTATTTTATTATTAACTATTGGAATTACTAATTTTTGTTTTAATCTTAATTTATTTGATTTTAATTCATTAAAGTTTTTAATTGAACTATATCTAACATTAAATTTATTTCCGATACTTGATAATGTATCACCTTTTCTAACATGATATATCTTAAAAGTATTGTTTACAATTTTATTTTTATTTTTATTATATATAGCTAATTTTGAATACGGAATATTAACATCATATTTTTTAACATCTGAAGGTGTTATATATTGTTTAATATGCATATTCATTTTAGATAATGAACTGAATTTCATTTTTAAAATACTTGCAATACTTCTTAAATGTAGACCACCTTTTACTTTTACAGTTGTAAGTGTTGAATTTATATCTCTATCAAAAATATACCCTTTTTTTAAGAAATTTCTATTTGCAATCATTGAAAGGACTACAATTTTCTTTAAATAAGCACGACTCTCAGATGGTATATATTGTCTATCTAGATTTTTTTGTATTTTTAAAAGATCTCTTGCAGTTATATGAACATTTAATTTTTTAATTTCTTTATATATTTTATTAACTTTACTAAAACCTTTTTTAGTTGTTAAATATTCTTTTATTATTCTTCTATATTCTTTTATTTTTTTTGTATTTTTTTTATTTGGATAGAGTAAAATATATTTATCTAAAGTAGCTCTTGTAATTCCTTCAATTACTCTTCCTTCACCACAATTATAGGCAAGTATAGCTATATACCACTTACCAAATCTATCATAATGATAACTTAAATATTTAGATGCTGCATGTGTAGATTTAACATAATCTAATCTTTCATCAACATATTCATCATTTCTTAATTTATACACTTTAGCAGTACTAGACATAAACTGCCACATTCCTAAAGCTTTTGATGAAGATTTCGCATCTAATTTGAAATTTGATTCTGCCATAGGTAAATATAGAAAACTTGTTGGTAAACCTTCTTGA from Poseidonibacter antarcticus includes:
- the hisB gene encoding imidazoleglycerol-phosphate dehydratase HisB, which codes for MVEENRKTKETDIKCKLDIQGNGKSNINTGVGFFDHMLEALSKHSGIDIDLSCNGDLHIDAHHTVEDCGIVLGKALKSEIFPIHAVERYGNATVVMDEAAVTCALDLSNRPYLVYEVNVEGKVGEFDVELAEEFFHAVSGNAGLTVHIIQDRGRNKHHILEASFKAFAVALRRALVKNERLGIPSTKGIL
- a CDS encoding LysM peptidoglycan-binding domain-containing protein; translation: MNKILLVVFLSLSSFFSNLNAFEFNKKDYEVLKDLNIEKSFSHDEELQDLYDKLSAKNHFRTYKKNLKDASVYISKIKEVLNQEGLPTSFLYLPMAESNFKLDAKSSSKALGMWQFMSSTAKVYKLRNDEYVDERLDYVKSTHAASKYLSYHYDRFGKWYIAILAYNCGEGRVIEGITRATLDKYILLYPNKKNTKKIKEYRRIIKEYLTTKKGFSKVNKIYKEIKKLNVHITARDLLKIQKNLDRQYIPSESRAYLKKIVVLSMIANRNFLKKGYIFDRDINSTLTTVKVKGGLHLRSIASILKMKFSSLSKMNMHIKQYITPSDVKKYDVNIPYSKLAIYNKNKNKIVNNTFKIYHVRKGDTLSSIGNKFNVRYSSIKNFNELKSNKLRLKQKLVIPIVNNKIKKVSNKSIRNNIIKREKKIEGRVYKIVIYKVKNRDTLKSIAHKFNVDIGKLKKDNKLKTDKVKIGNKIIIEVSFMKKPTRIIAKKIYKIKNGDSLSGIAHKFRVDVKKLKKDNNLNTDKIKVGDKIAIYK
- the yihA gene encoding ribosome biogenesis GTP-binding protein YihA/YsxC, which encodes MRIVEANFMESAQSIQDSPSPDKAEVAFLGRSNVGKSSLLNTLTNRKGLAKSSSTPGKTQLINYFNIKFKTDKEDLPFLYGRFVDLPGFGYAKVSKSLKRDWNSNLTGYLEKRPCLQIFVHLIDARHTDLAIDKNVDEFLNTIKRGDQLIINAFTKIDKLKKNDLQKLKRENPDGIFISNLKKQGVIDLQNKITEYLFGN
- a CDS encoding KdsC family phosphatase, whose amino-acid sequence is MIELIVLDVDGTLTNGQITYSNSGDEIKSFDVADGLAISTWTKKLGKKAAIITGRNSLIVEKRAKDLKIEHLHQGVHNKDEVLQSILDKEGLAWNQVACIGDDLNDYRMLKKAAISFTPANGTRHLKDFVDVICKAKGGSGAVREMIEHICKEDSLEEEFLNAWI
- a CDS encoding N-acetyltransferase; protein product: MEIKFLKPDVTFITSMQEVVKEEVENGNILLRTDDEMANTIRSYIVVEVDGEMAGFTALYIHSQRLAEVRSLVVSKKFRGLDLGKKLVEECIKEGRKYKLAQILSLTYAKGFFEKSGFRMIQKEAIPEHKIWADCIRCKHFPICDEIAMVFDL
- a CDS encoding septal ring lytic transglycosylase RlpA family protein, producing the protein MQYINKFLKYSLTSSFLIIVLLITGCSSKKGSVNTSDINRIYKSTSNNNIRNSKAMHRATLRPYSVFGERYYPFIANINDQFTGIASWYGPNFHAKKTSNGETYNMYDMTAAHKTLPMNTVLRVDNLENGKSVIVRVNDRGPFVDGRIIDLSNTAAHKIDMVRKGTARVKITVLGYNGEIQNYNAPVKQAHKEITKPKEITQVIKPMSPIKIEEKTIVYDNYNLQIGAFSKLNGAMITKRKYENMFNNQYKVDVVKVVSNNRFLHKVFIRGFNSRKQAEMFKDLNGLTSAIIIRK
- the lptA gene encoding lipopolysaccharide transport periplasmic protein LptA, with protein sequence MKILGSLLILSTFLLAQVQQLVIDAKNFEADDKKGISIFTGDVKIKMGKDKLNAQKVEIFFVNKKGSENKVPSKYIATGKVNFEIVTELKHYVGNGDKIIYSPIKQEYTVIGNGFLQEKNDDRKIYGDKIYVNQLSGEARVSGSDKKPVRFIINIERGSEE
- a CDS encoding LPS export ABC transporter periplasmic protein LptC, translating into MDIRFFNYVLLILAISAYFIPVENIKKDDANKDIALVIFEKPLMHTLNEQNVSRTVSASHVIRYKTRDEMYNANILLRNNLKNKNFKIETLEAQVIIKKGDELNLRRDVKYKRDDFINLNTNSLDYNLKTKLAQNNVAYNGNYYNNYIKGTNLYLDGINSYMKSNNVHFEIEVKNK